One Salvia splendens isolate huo1 chromosome 12, SspV2, whole genome shotgun sequence genomic window carries:
- the LOC121757580 gene encoding uncharacterized protein LOC121757580 — protein MAPNHSGVNLNVEEKKKWAELSQLPYRVARYPCPITIRRLGIEQCFNELCEEGQLNGLFMAQRNPSYQRLTLEFLSTLEVIMNRREIVAIKFRMRNAEYTVTMAQFKEIFGFSGEVYREPFNFSHNANDFWKAITTVDDNFATNRAKGSLIRNPALRLLQKACVCYPFARHEHGSVQRDELFLLWTILHKEAPLNLGHFMIKHLERASKKKTGTLCVGAVVSAIALHLGVSTRGLVADIGDNLMDFGFLRRTRLVGVDQRGQIYLIQRAADHYPLPDTVNTYVNGPFHKENWKMKAAVHEQVTAGIRGTCNLGM, from the coding sequence ATGGCGCCCAACCACTCTGGAGTTAATTTGAATGtcgaagagaagaagaaatgggCCGAACTCTCACAACTACCCTACCGGGTAGCTAGATATCCATGCCCTATCACAATCCGACGGTTGGGCATTGAGCAGTGCTtcaatgagctatgtgaagagGGGCAACTAAATGGGCTCTTCATGGCACAGAGGAACCCCTCCTATCAGAGGCTTACACTGGAGTTCTTGTCTACCCTTGAGGTAATCATGAACAGGAGGGAGATAGTTGCCATCAAGTTTCGTATGAGGAATGCTGAGTACACAGTGACGATGGCACAATTCAAGGAGATCTTTGGATTTTCAGGGGAGGTGTATAGAGAGCCGTTTAACTTCAGTCACAATGCGAATGACTTCTGGAAGGCCATCACTACCGTTGATGACAACTTCGCCACCAACAGGGCAAAGGGTTCTCTCATTAGGAACCCAGCCTTGCGCTTACTCCAGAAGGCGTGTGTATGTTACCCCTTCGCTCGTCATGAGCATGGGAGTGTGCAGAGAGACGAGCTCTTCCTGTTATGGACTATTTTGCACAAGGAGGCTCCCTTGAATTTGGGCCACTTCATGATCAAACATCTTGAGAGGGCTTCGAAGAAGAAAACCGGCACACTCTGTGTCGGTGCGGTTGTGTCAGCTATTGCACTCCATCTGGGAGTGTCGACGAGGGGCTTGGTCGCCGACATTGGTGACAACTTGATGGACTTCGGCTTTCTGAGAAGAACAAGGCTGGTCGGAGTGGACCAACGAGGGCAGATATATTTGATACAGAGGGCAGCAGATCATTACCCCCTCCCGGACACCGTCAACACCTATGTGAACGGTCCTTTCCACAAGGAAAACTGGAAGATGAAGGCTGCGGTCCACGAACAAGTCACGGCGGGAATCCGCGGAACTTGCAATTTAGGGAtgtga